The genomic window TTTTCGAGATCTTCGTTCTCCGAAACTTCAGGGAATACTTCATCAGAGGTTTCTTCCGGTATATCATCAACCACCGGCCCCTCCAGAGGGACTGATCGAGTACGACGTCTGATGATGGTCGTCTGCCCCTTGGTCTGGATTCTTTTTCTTTCAACCTGAGTTGTTAAATCCTGCATTTTTTCACGGATTTCATTGGCTATCTCTTCATCAAGAGACGAATTATATGATTTAACATCATATCCCAAATCAATGAGCTTGGCCGCCATCACCTTACTGTCCATTTCTATTTCCTTGGCCAATTCGTAAACCCTGATTTTACTCATTCTATACTCCTGAATATCTCTTCTACGGAAACCGCTTTCACTTAAAGCTATTATTTAACTGCCGAAAAATCACCTGAACAATGAATCAGACTCTTCTAATCATCATGTCCAGGCATTGTTTGATCGCAGCCTGTAATTTCTCTTCTCAATGCCGCGGACAACCGATTTTTATTTTTACAGAAAAAAATGTAGCACTCGTAACTCCTGCAACTATATGCACCTCGGCCGGGCATTGTATTCGTGTCATCCCACACAATCCTGCCGTTTTTATCCGCTCCAAATCTCCACAATGTATCTTGAGGCTTCTTTTTCTTGCACCCAAGGCAGGTCCGGAAAGGAACACTCTTCATCTTCATTTCCTGCAGAGGATCAAGTAAACCGACTTTGCCGCCGGATTATCGTATCACCCTTGCTTTTTCTGTTCTTCTGTTGGCGCAGAATCAGTCCCGGACTCATCGGTTACATCTTCAGAAACAGATTCTTCCACTGGTTTGTTTTCAACAGCAATTTTTGCGTCACTTATGAGTTCGGTGGCCTTTGCCTCATCAACGTCTTCGACCTGACTGAGACTTGCAATGGATGCCGATGCCAACTCCTGCATGGATGAAAATCCCGCGTCATAAAGGTTATCTGCAAGGTTATCATTAACCCCTTCCACTGCAAGAAGAGACTGATAGCCCTCCTCAACAAGTTTCGCGTAGCGCTGTTCACTTTTGACATCAATCTTCCAACCCAGTAATGCCGATGCCAGGCGGACGTTCTGACCTTGTCGGCCGATTGCCAGTGACAATTGATCATCCGGCGCCACTACAAGCAATGTCTTTTTTTCATCGTCTACTACCACCAGGGAAATCTGGGCCGGTGCCAAGGCATTGGAAACAAAGCGTGCCGGGTCAGGGCTCCAGGGCACGATATCAATCTTTTCACCCTGAAGTTCCTGGACAACATTTTGAACCC from Pseudomonadota bacterium includes these protein-coding regions:
- a CDS encoding YlxR family protein, whose amino-acid sequence is MKSVPFRTCLGCKKKKPQDTLWRFGADKNGRIVWDDTNTMPGRGAYSCRSYECYIFFCKNKNRLSAALRREITGCDQTMPGHDD